One Brassica napus cultivar Da-Ae chromosome A1, Da-Ae, whole genome shotgun sequence genomic region harbors:
- the LOC125577724 gene encoding terpenoid synthase 25-like, with protein MCFGLNTLPNVLNSPLCHKTNLSVFPRRLLQNNTLSSKKLMTKHDLSCVQAESSGYLESTRPLTYFSPSTWGDYFLSVPNDDSEFEALEQEIESVMKPKVRDILICPNSCDKEKIRIIHLLISLAIAHYFESEIEEILHQAFLKLDYLISEEDDLETIAIMFEVFRLYQHKMSCDVFERFKGEDGKFKESVAHDVRGMLQLYEAGHLGLPSEDIMDDALTFTRHHLGSLTGEETSPNLFEQIQRTLYRARYHNIEIVVARQYISFYEQEERHDEMLLKFAKLNFNFCQMHYIKELKIVTKLWKELGMTPKLSYIRDRIVEAFIFAVGLFFEPRYSRGRIHATILSKIASVVDDTCDAYATLSEVISFHDAFQRWDLGAMEELPTNMRIVYKNTSEIVEEIDREMRARGKFGRLQPTIDEFKSLMKLYLTTAKWARAGHVPSFEDYMENGSSSSGLDDYAAYAYISMDDCDEQQLKEWFNSKPKIFKASNNIFRLRNDIATFEQEMSRGEVANGVNCYMKQHGVTKEAAVEVLRKMEREKFKIMIEEFVLTKAVPRQILLRATNSARMIDLFYKEGDGYGHPDQKLKDIIASVFLHPVPL; from the exons ATGTGTTTTGGTCTTAATACTCTCCCTAACGTTCTTAACAGCCCTCTCTGTCATAAGACCAACCTCTCTGTCTTTCCTCGCCGTTTGCTTCAAAACAACACTCTTTCCTCCAAGAAACTCATGACAAAACACGACTTGTCATGTGTACAGGCTGAGAGTAGTGGCTATCTTGAGAGTACTCGTCCATTGACCTACTTTTCCCCATCTACTTGGGGAGATTACTTCCTCTCTGTTCCCAACGATGACTCT GAATTTGAGGCACTTGAGCAAGAAATTGAATCTGTGATGAAACCAAAGGTAAGAGACATCCTCATCTGTCCTAACAGTTGCGACAAGGAGAAGATTCGTATTATCCATTTGCTTATCAGCCTCGCCATCGCTCATTATTTTGAGAGCGAAATAGAAGAGATTCTACACCAAGCTTTCTTAAAGCTGGACTACTTAATatcagaagaagatgatctGGAAACAATTGCAATCATGTTTGAAGTTTTCAGACTATACCAACACAAGATGTCTTGCG ATGTGTTTGAGAGATTCAAAGGTGAAGATGGAAAATTTAAGGAAAGTGTGGCTCATGATGTTAGAGGAATGCTACAGTTGTACGAAGCAGGGCATCTCGGACTACCGTCTGAAGATATAATGGACGATGCATTGACTTTCACGAGGCATCACTTGGGGTCGTTGACTGGCGAAGAAACTAGCCCAAATCTCTTTGAGCAGATACAACGCACATTGTATAGAGCTCGATATCATAACATCGAGATAGTGGTCGCACGACAATACATCTCTTTCTACGAACAGGAGGAAAGACACGACGAGATGCTCCTCAAGTTTGCAAAGCTCAACTTCAACTTTTGCCAAATGCACTACATCAAAGAGCTTAAGATTGTCACgaa ATTGTGGAAAGAGCTAGGTATGACGCCTAAGCTATCTTACATAAGGGACCGGATTGTGGAGGCATTTATTTTTGCAGTAGGATTGTTTTTCGAGCCAAGGTATTCACGTGGAAGAATTCATGCCACTATACTTTCAAAGATCGCGAGTGTCGTGGATGATACATGTGATGCATATGCCACTCTTTCAGAAGTTATTAGTTTTCATGATGCTTTCCAAAG GTGGGATCTTGGTGCCATGGAGGAACTACCAACCAATATGAGAATTGTCTACAAAAATACGTCAGAAATTGTTGAAGAAATTGATCGAGAAATGAGAGCTCGAGGAAAGTTTGGTCGTTTGCAACCAACTATAGATGAG TTTAAGAGTCTGATGAAACTGTATCTGACGACAGCCAAATGGGCACGTGCAGGGCACGTGCCAAGCTTTGAGGATTACATGGAGAATGGGAGCTCCTCATCTGGACTGGATGACTATGCAGCTTACGCATATATATCGATGGACGATTGTGATGAGCAGCAATTGAAAGAGTGGTTCAACTCCAAACCGAAAATATTTAAAgcttcaaataatatatttcgtCTTAGAAATGACATTGCGACTTTTGAG CAAGAAATGAGCAGAGGAGAGGTGGCGAATGGCGTCAATTGTTACATGAAGCAACATGGTGTTACCAAAGAAGCAGCTGTTGAAGTATTGAGGAAGATGGAACGAGAGAAATTTAAGATAATGATTGAGGAATTTGTTTTGACGAAAGCTGTGCCACGACAGATTCTGCTGCGAGCCACCAACAGTGCACGTATGATTGATTTGTTTTACAAGGAAGGTGATGGATATGGCCATCCCGATCAAAAACTAAAAGACATTATTGCCTCTGTGTTCCTCCATCCAGTTCCTCTTTGA
- the LOC125578566 gene encoding geranylgeranyl pyrophosphate synthase 9, chloroplastic-like, translating into MDTVHLISSSLFIQSKGRRYTYNSISSVKSLQKRTVLSVSSVLTSQGGDMILPEGTCNDLNFTFDFKSYMIRKAESVNAALDVSVPLLKPLTIQEAVRYSLLRGGKRVRPLLCIAASAVPTLSGAEENTMT; encoded by the coding sequence ATGGATACTGTTCATCTAATCTCATCCTCCCTCTTCATCCAATCCAAAGGAAGAAGATATACATATAACTCCATATCCTCCGTCAAGAGTCTCCAAAAACGCACCGTTTTGTCTGTCTCGTCTGTTCTCACCTCACAAGGCGGAGACATGATTCTACCAGAGGGAACATGCAATGATCTCAACTTCACCTTTGACTTCAAGTCATATATGATACGTAAAGCCGAATCTGTAAACGCAGCTCTAGACGTTTCTGTACCGCTTCTGAAACCCCTCACGATCCAAGAGGCTGTGCGGTACTCATTGCTAAGGGGTGGAAAACGTGTGAGGCCTCTGCTCTGCATTGCTGCCAGTGCGGTGCCAACCCTCTCAGGGGCCGAGGAAAATACGATGACTTAA
- the LOC125577731 gene encoding putative geranylgeranyl pyrophosphate synthase 8, chloroplastic, whose product MAVLTGDALLALAFENMTVVSSGLVSPERTVRAVIELAKAIGTKGLVAGQVIDLSSEGLNPEVAGIERLEFIHLHKTAALLEAAAVIGVIMGGGTDEEMEKLRKYARCIGLLFQVVDDILDVTKSTEELGKITGKDAIAGKLTYEACL is encoded by the coding sequence ATGGCGGTTTTGACGGGTGATGCACTCCTTGCTTTGGCCTTTGAGAACATGACGGTTGTGTCAAGTGGGTTGGTCTCTCCCGAGAGGACGGTCCGTGCGGTGATTGAGCTTGCCAAGGCCATAGGTACAAAAGGGCTAGTGGCAGGGCAAGTTATTGACCTAAGCAGTGAAGGTTTAAATCCAGAGGTCGCTGGAATAGAGCGTCTAGAGTTCATCCATCTTCACAAAACGGCGGCGTTGTTGGAGGCAGCGGCGGTTATAGGGGTTATAATGGGAGGTGGAACAGatgaagagatggagaagcttagaAAGTATGCGAGATGTATCGGCCTGTTGTTTCAAGTGGTTGATGATATTCTTGACGTGACTAAATCTACTGAGGAACTGGGTAAGATCACCGGCAAAGACGCTATCGCGGGAAAACTGACGTATGAGGCGTGTCTATAG
- the LOC125578555 gene encoding zinc finger BED domain-containing protein RICESLEEPER 2-like produces the protein MSRITKSQTIASVLLDCLAEWRIERVFCVTVDNETANTSALRKFHSAFSLVSDQSLVLDGEFLHMRCSAHIINLIVRDGMAEIDQNVTAIRNAISYVRSHTNRLSSFELKVETGKISRGSLPLDVKTRWNSTYLMLTTAQKFKVAFNKIVAEDKLYNDYFCEIEAGAKRIGPPDHSDWNAVDKLCRFLVIFYNSTLVVSASTSLNSHKCYEEVVTIATNLMALVNSYDPELKSKATEMFKKFDKYWDGLKNLNKMLMVATVFDPSKKLELVKLCFEELYGNDTVEYKEMYDSLLNVLRSLFKEYNTRLGGDTDPDDQSSQRNKTSQSSREKSIERMEIVDDCAGYKRIGVRYKQKLKEIGVREKKDELETYLRESVENSELMAGMEYDILSYWRSNAARFPVLSEIAQDVLAMQWMKQDLKIESRLPSNAKILEELEEDDKLERENGDASTVLE, from the exons ATGTCACGGATCACAAAAAGTCAGACTATAGCTTCTGTTTTACTGGATTGCTTGGCTGAATGGAGAATTGAGAGGGTTTTTTGTGTTACCGTTGACAATGAAACTGCAAATACATCAGCATTAAGGAAGTTTCATAGTGCATTTTCATTAGTTTCTGATCAGTCTCTAGTTTTAGATGGTGAGTTCTTGCATATGAGATGTAGTGCTCATATAATAAATCTGATTGTGAGGGATGGAATGGCTGAAATAGATCAGAATGTCACGGCTATCCGAAATGCTATCTCGTATGTTAGATCACATACAAATAGGTTGAGTTCTTTTGAGCTTAAGGTTGAGACGGGTAAGATATCAAGAGGAAGCTTGCCTTTGGATGTCAAGACAAGATGGAATTCAACATACCTGATGTTGACAACAGCTCAGAAGTTCAAGGTGGCATTCAACAAGATAGTGGCAGAAGACAAGCTGTACAACGACTATTTCTGTGAGATTGAAGCTGGTGCTAAAAGGATTGGTCCTCCTGATCATAGCGATTGGAATGCAGTTGATAAATTGTGCAGGTTTCTTGTGATATTTTACAACTCAACCTTGGTGGTATCAGCTTCAACTTCTCTTAATTCCCACAAGTGTTATGAAGAGGTGGTCACCATTGCAACAAATCTGATGGCACTCGTCAACAGCTATGATCCTGAGTTGAAGTCCAAGGCAACagaaatgtttaaaaaatttgataagTATTGGGATGGTCTCAAGAATTTGAACAAGATGTTGATGGTTGCTACTGTCTTTGATCCAAGCAAGAAGTTAGAGCTTGTGAAGTTGTGCTTTGAGGAATTGTATGGAAATGACACTGTCGAGTATAAGGAGATGTACGACTCCTTGCTCAATGTCTTGAGAAGTTTGTTCAAGGAATACAATACAAGATTAGGAGGTGATACTGATCCAGATGACCAATCATCTCAGCGTAACAAAACATCACAGTCTTCTCGAGAGAAGTCTATTGAAAGAATGGAGATAGTTGATGATTGTGCTGGCTACAAGCGGATTGGTGTTAG GTACAAACAGAAGCTGAAGGAGATTGGAGTTAGAGAGAAAAAGGATGAGTTAGAAACTTACCTCAGAGAAAGTGTGGAAAACTCGGAGTTGATGGCTGGAATGGAGTATGACATTCTGTCATATTGGAGATCGAATGCAGCCAGATTCCCAGTGTTATCAGAGATTGCTCAAGATGTTTTGGCAATGCAG TGGATGAAACAAGATCTGAAGATAGAGTCAAGACTGCCATCAAATGCAAAAATTCTTGAAGAACTTGAGGAGGATGACAAGCTTGAAAGAG AGAATGGAGATGCATCAACAGTCTTGGAGTAA